One window from the genome of Metabacillus flavus encodes:
- a CDS encoding hemolysin family protein yields the protein MTAINLLMFVLLIALTGFFVATEFAIVKVRMSRIDQLIEEGRKGAIAAKKVVSHLDEYLSACQLGITVTALGLGWLGEPTFEILLHPLFEYFNVNDSMAHILTIGIAFALVTFLHVVIGELAPKTVAIQKAEAVALAFAKPIILFYRIMYPFIWFLNGSARFLVGLFGLKPASEHELAHSEEELRLLLSESYKSGEINKNELKYVNNIFEFDERVAKEIMVPRTEIVSISVDDSFDTIMETMIEENYTRYPVTDGDKDNILGFINVKELLTAKVMNRELNKDLNLQSFINPVIRVIENIPIHDLLVKMQKERTHVAILMDEYGGTSGMVTAEDILEEIVGEIRDEFDEDEVAEIRKVGEQHYILDAKLLIEDVNDLLGTELENEEVDTIGGWFLTRNIDAKSGSEIEEEGYLFRVHEIEGHQIYYLEVKKL from the coding sequence TTGACAGCTATTAACTTGCTTATGTTTGTTTTACTAATTGCATTAACCGGATTTTTCGTTGCGACGGAGTTTGCAATCGTAAAGGTTCGTATGTCCAGAATCGATCAGCTGATCGAAGAGGGCAGAAAGGGCGCAATTGCCGCTAAAAAGGTTGTTTCGCACTTAGATGAATATTTATCAGCCTGTCAGCTGGGAATTACGGTAACAGCTCTTGGACTGGGGTGGCTTGGTGAACCGACGTTTGAGATTCTCCTGCACCCGTTGTTTGAGTATTTTAACGTGAATGATTCTATGGCTCATATCTTGACGATTGGGATTGCGTTTGCACTTGTTACCTTCTTGCATGTTGTTATTGGGGAGCTTGCTCCAAAAACGGTTGCGATTCAAAAGGCGGAGGCTGTAGCGCTTGCATTTGCTAAACCGATTATTTTGTTTTATCGCATCATGTATCCGTTCATTTGGTTCCTCAATGGATCAGCTCGTTTTCTTGTTGGGCTTTTCGGTCTTAAACCGGCATCTGAGCATGAGCTCGCCCACTCGGAGGAAGAGCTGCGTCTGCTTCTTTCTGAGAGCTATAAAAGCGGTGAAATTAACAAGAATGAATTAAAATATGTAAACAACATTTTTGAATTTGATGAGAGAGTTGCGAAGGAAATAATGGTTCCCCGCACTGAAATTGTGAGCATTTCTGTAGATGACAGTTTTGACACGATCATGGAAACGATGATTGAGGAAAATTACACCCGTTATCCAGTGACTGACGGGGATAAAGATAATATCCTTGGTTTCATTAACGTGAAGGAATTGCTTACGGCTAAAGTAATGAACCGGGAATTGAATAAAGACTTAAATTTGCAATCCTTCATCAACCCTGTTATCCGTGTGATTGAAAATATCCCGATTCATGATTTGCTTGTGAAAATGCAGAAGGAACGGACTCATGTTGCCATCCTCATGGATGAATACGGAGGTACCTCTGGTATGGTGACAGCTGAAGATATCCTGGAAGAAATCGTTGGGGAAATCCGTGATGAGTTTGATGAGGATGAAGTGGCGGAAATCCGCAAGGTAGGGGAGCAGCACTACATTCTGGATGCGAAACTGCTGATCGAGGATGTGAATGACCTGCTTGGTACGGAGCTTGAGAATGAAGAGGTCGATACGATTGGCGGCTGGTTCCTTACTCGAAATATTGATGCTAAATCGGGGTCAGAGATTGAAGAGGAAGGGTACTTGTTCCGTGTTCATGAAATTGAAGGGCATCAGATTTATTATTTAGAGGTTAAAAAATTATAG